The window TTTGTGATGATTTTTTTTGTGCTTAAGTCTTGCTTTAAAAGCAGTATGTTCTAatataaaatgctgaaagaaaataactattttacaAATTCATCTGGATATAATTGTACTAATGAATATTAAATAGTACTTAATATTATCAGTTTTCATGATAAACAATTTAGTAACAATTACAAACAGGTATCACTAAGGCTGTAGAAAAAATTTTAGAAGGAACAACAGAGAGACGTCTATCACTAGTCAGCTGTGGAGTTTATCATCTTttaagtttatctttttttaataatgtttcttaaatatttgaagcGGAGATACGTGAAACATCTTTTTCTCTAGCGATGCTTGATAATTGACACCATAGAAAGCTCTTCaattttgtgatattttataaattaaaaattattttgtattgtttatgaaatacatattttacatatacaaattCAGTCATTTCAAATACCTCAACCTCTCTTGACATATTTTCCTTCATCATacgtacctggaaaagccactgTCTTGCTTAGACCCAGTCATCTACACATTCTGTGCTAGCACACAAATGCTAAACATCGATAGATTAGTAATACGTGACTGTGATGGCTGATCTTACATTAAAGTTATCATAACTGCCTGGTTATCTTCTTATCTTTCTTAGAATGTTTGTTGTTCTCTCAAAATGACAGTTTCCCTCCTTGTCCTCTCATTCTGTTCTCCCTTAAACCCActgtgctttcagtttttgcctgaGTTCTTTAAGGAAATAGAAACCATCGCACAAGAGTATTCTCATTTTTTCCACTACCACATTTACTCAACTGTCTGCTTTTATTCCTAAACCCTGCCTTTTCTTCTATAGTATGGAAGAAGGGTTTCTCTTTCTACCCAAGTCCAGCTTCTGCATTTGTGCTTCATACTCCACTTCTTTCTGCTCTTACATAATAGTATCCCTTCCCTTTCTTATGTGAGGAGTTTCTCTCTCTGGATCTTTCCTGTCAGCAGAATGTGCTTTCATGTTTCTTGCCTGGAAGTATAGTGGAATCCTTTCACTCTACATATCTCTCTAGCTATTGATTACTTTTTATAGTACCTTATTCAAACTTCTGGAAAGAATTGCCTGTAGTGGCTGCTGTATTTCTTCATGTCACATTCTTTCCTCTGCAGACTCCATTTGTGCTTCTGTTTCTATAATTCCTTGAAACTGCTCTTCTTGAAGTCAATAATTGTCTTTGTGCTGCCAAATCTATTGTTATTTTACTGCTCTTATTTTACCTAAAGTTGActgtttcttcacatttttctttctttaaactctCCTTTTGCATTGGCTTTCCTTGTACCTCATTGACAGTTTCAGTTAGTTTCTTTTATTAACTCCTCTTCTTCTTTGAGTCTAAATTTTGAAATACTCCAGGCCCTTATCTGCACTTCCAGTTTTTTACATCCACATACTTTTCATACCACcttacatagcatttatttaCTAAAATGACCCAAATCTGTACTTCTGGTCCTGACATATCTCAAGCACTCCTACTGATATAGCTAATATCCTAAAACCTCCACTTGGACCTTTTAATAGTCATTTCAGATTCTCTGGACCAAGATAGCATCTTTGATTTCCTTCTCATGGCCAATTCTGAAACCTTCGTCTCTGACTTTTCCCATGTCAGGAAATGGCATCATCATCTAATCTGTATCCTGTAATTCTACCTTTTAAATCTATCAGAAGTTAATCTAACTTTTTCCACCACCACTATATAGTATGTAGTAAGAGAATGGTTAAGAGCTgtttctggagtcagactgcctgggttcataTCCCAATTCACTATGTGCAGTTTCTGTGACCTGGAACAGGTTAGTTAATTTTGTTGCACCTCAGTGTTCATATTggtaaaattgtaaaaatagtgTCTACTTCATACTTTATCTACTCTGAAATAATTGGAACAATGAGTAGGACATTGCGAATACTTTATTCCTCTTTGATATTACTGTTGTtgctgccaccatcaccacctcctctTCCATCctagtccaagccaccatcatttctTCCTACTGCATTAACTTTCTAATTGTTTTCTATACCTATGTGCTTGTCTTCTACTCACCTCTCCCAAATCCATTCTAACCCATTCTTCATATGGTAGATAGAATGATCTTTTTCAAgtgtaaattatataatattactaTTAGGTCTAGAAAAATCTGAGATCCTTGTGTTGATTACACTTGTGTGAACTTCAGACTTCTTTCCATGGCTTACAAAACCTTACATCTAGCCCTTGCTGACCTTTCTTAACCTCATCTCATATCTCACTGCTCTTTTCTGACTATGCCCCAGCTggattgttatttttctttgcacaGAGTTAGTCAGACCCTCCTCAGGGTCTTTGTACTATTTGTTTCCTATGCCTGGAATTATACCCTCCCTTGTACTCATTCAGATCTTCAAGTAAATTTCACCTTTCAGAAAGGTCTTCGCTGACTACCCAATCTAAAGAAGCACCCCTTGACAGTCTCTGTCTCATTTCATTGCCCTTTTAAGTCTCTGCCCAGAACTTAACATtatctaatatttgtatttatctgcTTTCTCCATTAGAATGTGAGTTGCAAAACTCTATTCCCGTGTTGTGTGAATTTAGACTGTATCTCTAGCTTATAGTATAGTATAGCATTATCTTAAAGTCATGGCAAAATATTCAAGAATACAGTTGCCTTTAATTTGACTTTATCTGCCAGTCTGTAATACATTGCCCTGTATGGACCCAAGTTCAAGAAAGCAATACCTTAACTCATCTTCTTATTCCTTAAGCTAGATTCAGCTCCCAGTTACAAATTAGATTCTTCAAGTACATAGTTGAGTTTTCCCTGATCTGTTGACATTGAGTTAAGTTACCTTCTGAGGATAAAAGATTTGataaagggctgggcatggtggctcacacctgtaattccaacactttgggaggcccaggggggcggatcactggaggtcaggaatttgagaccagcctcgccaacatagcaaaaccaccccctctactaaaaatacaaaaattaaccgagtgtggtggtgcacacctgtaatcccagctactcaggaggctaaggcacaagaatcgcttgaaactgggaggtggagattgcagtgagccaggatcatgccactgcactccagcctgggtgacagagtgaaactctgtctcaaaagagaaaagatttgaTAAAGGTTCTAGTTTGGTTTAGCTTTATTGTAGCATGATTcttaactattaaaatattctcCAGTCAGCCAAATGGATTGCCTAGGTAGTCATTACTACTTAACACATGAGAGAAATGTATAATATAGAGCTTGATACCTGACCAGAAGACTAAGATTATGCATCTCATTTTCAATAGTTAATTTGTGAGTTGATGgtaactgtatttttttgtactttaattaaataaaagtgtGTTTTATGTAACTGGCTACAGAAGTTTCTGAAATTTTAGTGGGTTAGGGTTAAAGGGGAAAATTACAACTTAACAGTGATGAAAGGTATGTGAGTGGATCCATGAGATGGAGAAAAACAATACAAGACACTGAAATATAAGCTATCTTTTACCGTAAAGctggaaaaagttttaaaatagcttCTTTATTTTGAGCTACAGCATGGACAGCACCAACAACACAGTACTCTgcaaggatttctttttttgtattttacagcTAGTCCAAATTTCTCTTTAGTATTGTTAACATACTCTTTTGTACTATTCACTGTCATTTCAATATTGTTGATGCTCTCTCCTTGTTCCTCTACTAAAAGAGATATCTGAATGAAAAGATCCCTTAAATCCTTTATTTGGTTCTCCAAATTAACAAGTTCCTTGTGTCTCTGTTCAATCTCTGAAAGTTGTGCTTTAGTGATATTGATTTCTGTAAGTAAGCTTTCATTAAAAACTTCCCATTTTCCTTGATGAAGCATATCATTTACATCTTCTTCAGACATCTCTTTTCCAGCAACTTCAAGCTGACGTAAAATAAATGTCTTGCACTTCTCTTGCTTTGCTGCTATTGTGTCATTGTATATAAACATGATTTGCTGAAAATGGCGGAACATTGCAGCATGCTGAGATTTAAGTATCCTTGTGACCACTGAAGATGGACCATTTTCAACCTCTGACTTTTTAACTTCTTTAACTAAATCATTCAAACTTCTGTTGATGTATTCTGCCTGAATTTTTATCTCCTTTGTAATGGTAGACTCTCTCTTAAGTAGACTAAACCTTCTCATTGAAGCCACCAGACTTTTCTGTTGCTGCCCAAATTTTTGAACATTATCTGCCAAATTGTTAATACTTTCCTGTAGTTTTTGGATTTCATGTAGGTGTCTCTCAGCTACAGGCTCTCTTTCATAAATAACAGCTTGCTGTAGAAACACCCCTTGTTCCTCTGTTTCTGTAGTTGATACATGACTGTCTCTAGAGAGTTCAATTTCCTTTGTTCTCTGCTTTAGTTCTTGAAGTCGGTCTTtcatcttccctttcctcctAAGAAGCAAAAATTTTTGTGTTGAACAAGTAGAAATTTGGTATTTTTCCCCAGTAGCAGTTGACTTCACATAACTGTCTATATCCCAGCAAAAGTTCTCCTAGTTTTCTCAAATGAggttaaaaagttagaaaaaaccAATGAGTTTCCTCATAAAAACCATTTAAATagggaaagaaatataaaataatttgtaagttACTTTGCATGTGAGTGCTATTTAGTTGTGTGCAATAGCTGAGAAAGCAGTGATGCAGACACAGTTGGTCAAAAATATTTGTCAcatgatagtttttttttgtaataaagaaTGCTTTTGACTATACCTTCAACCTATAGGATTAGTCTTCAGATGCCAAAAATGCCCTTGTTACTAAAGATACTGTTTCCGGTTAATTTGGCcaatgtaatattaaaaaatactcattttgCTAAATATGCATCATTCAGTTAAAACCATTGTAGTGACAGTACAGATTTTATATGAGAACGTTAAGCTATATGGataatattgaatttattttaaattttccgaAGCCTCTGAATTAACGTAttacttggcataatgttttttCTAGCTGTTGCATATATGTGAAAACATTGGTTTGATTATGCTGATTTCTCATTCTTAGCATTCTTTTGCAAAGATATCCAGACTGTCTTAGAACAAAATTTATATCAATTTGTGTTAGGTGATACTTTTATAAACatgagaatatatttatatacaatctTATTTTAGGAGTAATAATGATATTGACACTTATCACATGCTGTGTTGGTAGTTATCTGTAAGAATCAAATTGAtgtacataatttatatttaatgatatagatatatatgaaatgacatacatacatataaaatgaaGGGAATAAAAAGCAGTAAAATGCTATTATCACAGAGCAACTTGATTTTAGAAATGTCTTTCAAGACATTTTTGAAGATAAGAAGAGGCTGTTAGGGAGTACAGATAGCTCATTGGACcacatataatattaatatcaaccagaaaaaaaaggtCTCTGAATGTGATGCTGTTATGCTGTAGGACTCAGTGTTTGATATGTTTATGGAAATATTTCTATTAATCTGGATGTTGTCATAGGAGGCATACTTAACAAATGTGTAGATGGTGTAAAATTTGGAGGAATCTTTAGTATGTTGAAGTACAGGGTAGggattcaaatattaaaatagtgTGGAACtttatactaaaaataacaaaaatatatttaacaggaatagatttaaaatatttcatctagctataagaaaaatattttcgtATCTACAGAGTAGAAGACCCTTGGGTTCACAATAGTGTCTATGAAAGTATTGGAGATTTTAATTaattaagctttcttttttttttttttggagatggagtcttgctctgatgccccggctggcatgcagtggtgcgacctcagctcactgcaacttctgcctcccgggtttaagtgattctcctgcctcagcctcctgagtagctgggattacaggtgcctgccaccatgcccggctaatttttgtatttttggtagagacagggtttcaccatattggccaggctggtctcaaactcctgacctcgtgatccgcccaccttggcctcccaaagtgctgggattacaggtgtgagccaccgctcccagcctaatTAAGCTTTCTGTCAGAACCATCAGAATAGTCACtatgcttttataaataatagtCTGATGTATGGATAGACTAAACTCTGCCAACTCTATGCTATTCAGAGCAAATTGCAAGGGTAAGGGGAACTCAATAAACTTCTGagcatattttgagatggaagttCTTAAGTTAGGAATTACCAGACTAGCATGGAAAGGATGAGATTGGAAAACCATACCAAATGGAGACTCATTGAAATAAATGGTAATATTTGTCCTGTAAAAGAGAAGATGTAGGGTGTGTATACAGCTGTCTTCTAAACAAAGGTCTGTGTATGCAAGTGAGATTAGACTTACTTGGCATAACTCCAAAGGGCAGTGGGTGGAAATTACATGGAAAGAGGTTTGATTCAATATAAAGAAGACTTTTCAAACAAATATTGCTTTCCCAAGATGAAATGAGCTGCTTCATGAGGTGCTGAGTTTGCCATCACTGGACATTTTCAAGATGTTCTGGAATGATGACTCCAGGCAGGCATGTTACAGAAATGATGCCTGTTTTGGGTAAAAGGTTAAACCAATGTCCTGGTAATATTCCTTTGGTTTTAAAGGACTGGTATTTTGTGAAATAGTCATTGAAGtcttatatgtatataagttTTAAATGctgtaatatatatttaacattttctgtcCTTGAGGAATTTATAATTTAGGGTGAGAAGGAcaatatacaatttaaaagatAAACGGGATAATTTTAGGTTTTGATACAATAATCAGGCAGGGTCTCTAAGCAGATATTTGAGATGTGAGACTGAATGTTGAGAAGCCAGGCAGATGAAGAGCCGAGGGAGTGTATTGTAGGTCTAGGAGTTGGGTTGCCAAGGCAGTGAATGAGACTGATATGTTTTAGGAACAGAGTTATTGCATAAGAACAAAGTGAATGTAGATAGAAAGGAATGAGAGGAGTAACATGGGAAGAATGAAGTAGAAAGGTAGGCATGGACCACATCATAAAGGACTTGTGGGCCAAAGGaaggagtttagattttattctaggtGCAGTAGAAGACAGTTAAAAGATAAATAGGATATTGAcatgatttgtatatattttttcattttgatatgtaatttaaaaaaattttaaactgatACAGGGGtgtccctatgttgtccaggccggtcttgaactcctgggctcaagccatctgttcgccttgtcctcccagagtgctaagattacaggcataagccaccatgcctggccctgatttatatttttaaaagatgttgttGCTTTCTATATAGAGAATAGTttcctggggagggggtgggagtaGTTCACAGAAGAGACTTTAATGATAGAGATGGAGTAAATGGGAACCATCAGGATATATTTTTGAAACTAGAAGCAATAGGACTTGATGATTTTAACCCATCAGCACTTAACACAATCATTTCTTGAGACACTTTGAAGAAAAgtatttctcctgttttttttctcttaccttttTGGCTCTTCCTTtatcactattttctttttcctggctaCTCCTTATCTCCCCCACCTGTAAATATTGGAAGAttttagactgagtctcatttTTATCCATCATCATTTTTTAGTCTCATGGCATTAAATGCTGTTTGTAAGCTGATGACCCAAATTTGTATCTCCAGTTTAGGTTGCTCTTAAAAAACTGCCTACCTGACAGCTGCATTTGAATGCCTCTATCCAAAATGAGCTCATAATCTTCCTGTGAACCCGTAAACTGCCCCATCTCTCTTCTGGCAACTCTATTTTTCCAGTTGCTCAGACCAGAGACTCagaagtctttttttgtttgttttttgagaccgagtctcactctgtcccctaggccggagtgcagtggtgtggtctcggctcactgcaacctccgccgtccgggttcaagcaattctcctgcctcagcctcccgagtggctgggactacaggcatgtgccaccacgcccagctaatttttgtatttttattaacgacagggtttcaccatgttggccaggctggtcgcaaactcctgatctcaggcgatccgccctcttcggcctcccaaagtgctgggattacagctgtgagccaccgcgcctggctggaagtcattcttgactttttttttctacatttcatATGCAAGCACAGCAAATCTTGTCAACAtctctttcaaaatgtatttggaTCTAGCCACCTCTTaccatctccctggttcaagtccctgttatttttgttaattttttatttttgagacagagtctccctctgttgcctaggctggagtgcagtggcacaatcttggctcactgcaccctccatctcccaggttcaatcgattcttctgcctcagcctcccgagtagctgggactacaggcacatgccaccatgcctggctaatttttgtattttcagtagagatagggtttcaccatattggtcaggttggtcttgaactcttgacctcatgatccgcccatcttggcttcccaaagtgctgggattacaggcatgagccaccgcaactggtcAAGTCCCTGTTATTTTTCATCTTGATTGTTAACGATAGTCTCCTAAGTGTTCTCCTTGTTTCCTTTTTGCACCAACTACCCCCCATCCTGCCCCCACCACAAAACCTCTGGTCTTTTCTTAACACAGAATTCAGAGTTAAAATGTAGGTCAGACCATGTCATTCCTGTGCCTAAAATCCTCCTTTGGCATTATCTCTTAGAGGAAAAACTAGAGCCTACAAAGCTCCACAATGACTTCACCCCTTCTGTTACCCCTCCGACCTCACCTCCTACAACTCTCCCTTTCTCTGCTTCAGTCTCACTGTCCTTGCTGTTCTCACACAAATCTGGCACCATCTGGCTTTAGGGCCTTGGCACTTGCCTTCTCTTCTATTTGAAGTGTTCTTTCCCATGTAGTATGTGACGTTTTTCCCCAACCCAGTCCTTACTGAAATGTCACTCCTGAGTTAGGATGTTCTTTGTCACCCTATTTTGAACTATACCTTCTTTCAACTCTCTGACCCttcccagctttatttttcttagcatttttcacTATTTAACATACcatgtattttacttatttatattaacTTAATTGTCTACTTTCTCCTCCCAGTATTAACTCCATGAGATCAAGGGTTTTTATTCATTCTGGTACCTCATAGAGTTAATACTTAGAGGAGAAAGTAGAGGGTCTTTATTCTTTCCCAGCACCTTGATGAGTCTTATATTTACTTGAGTTCTTATGTTGAGATCTTGATATCTTAGATTTACTTGAGCtcttaatatgtgccaggcactaagtGTGTTTTATGTTCTTATAAGAACAAGTATTGTCATGATCTCTATTCTATAGATAATGAAATTACGATCTCAGCTTTAGTAATTGAACCATGTTGTCAGCTAGTGGTAGAGTTGAGATTCAGATTCTGGCAGTATAGTTTGAAGGACTCAACTCTTTATACGACAGTATAGCATACTAGAGCATAGTAACTTCACTATGACATAGCATAGCTTTACTATGCTATGAAGGTTTTTCAGTGGTGTTAGATCATTTAGGGTGAGTTCTGAAAAGAGGCAATTAGGTCAGTTAAGTGGTTGGGAAAAGAGCCAGATCACAAGGGATAAGACCTTGAAATCTGTTTGTGTCAGGAAAAGGTGTTTTATAGATATTAAAAGTTTATTCGGAAACATTTGCTGTATTACTTTATTGCCACATGACTATATTGCTGAGCATTTTAAGTACCGGTGGGAAACATTTAAGAGCAAGTTTTTGTTGCTGAAATGCACTTAAAGCATTCTACTATTTATTTCACctattttaaatacttaattCAAATAGCCGGTAATCTTTTGTTTTTGCCACTGATTTGCTATAGTAAAGGTAAAAAAGTTCAGTCAGTACAATTTATGTAAATAGGGGACTTCTAAGCTGGAAGGAGATTCCATACGCCTCTTCCTCTGCATATTTTTATTGTCT is drawn from Homo sapiens chromosome 3, GRCh38.p14 Primary Assembly and contains these coding sequences:
- the STX19 gene encoding syntaxin-19; the encoded protein is MKDRLQELKQRTKEIELSRDSHVSTTETEEQGVFLQQAVIYEREPVAERHLHEIQKLQESINNLADNVQKFGQQQKSLVASMRRFSLLKRESTITKEIKIQAEYINRSLNDLVKEVKKSEVENGPSSVVTRILKSQHAAMFRHFQQIMFIYNDTIAAKQEKCKTFILRQLEVAGKEMSEEDVNDMLHQGKWEVFNESLLTEINITKAQLSEIEQRHKELVNLENQIKDLRDLFIQISLLVEEQGESINNIEMTVNSTKEYVNNTKEKFGLAVKYKKRNPCRVLCCWCCPCCSSK